The Dreissena polymorpha isolate Duluth1 chromosome 10, UMN_Dpol_1.0, whole genome shotgun sequence genome includes a region encoding these proteins:
- the LOC127847541 gene encoding uncharacterized protein LOC127847541, which translates to MDDFRWICVMVLFTGLVESQVPPNLSCYSPRPFSPSCIDKYAAFPGHLNCEYGPFSGRPLHTNDTEQAQIAYLHNKIRARVSPTASDMTKLKENSGLGSTAERFARRCTADSTWYQRAMPGGFLVGQNHLYSNTALTWTDVIRKWESENTTFVYGSTGNNPSLVGNYTQIVSSETSSVGCGSAQCSGFYLYICLYAPMLDPVRINKPYKKSNKSCDDCPGKCNGTLCDYGGLICLSGSKLNMTTFRCDCVSTVRPGTYNDSVCFLNCINNTDSDPDCSGSLIGTCGKNIDTMFRCPWMCNVCPYSDRNWNPILISKMPWEKGLPDCTTTPPPTTTTTTTTTTATTLTASTSRVTQTSAGHSFATSPAIPAIAGSSVATRHNSNAQLQNGGIAVAFASELYIGCTIIMMLNRFTS; encoded by the exons AGACCATTCAGTCCATCTTGCATCGACAAGTACGCTGCTTTCCCGGGCCATCTTAACTGTGAATATGGTCCTTTTTCCGGAAGACCCCTACACACCAACGACACAG AACAAGCACAGATCGCTTATTTACACAACAAGATCCGAGCTCGTGTCTCCCCAACTGCTTCTGACATGACCAAGTTG AAAGAAAACTCGGGTCTCGGCAGCACAGCGGAGAGATTCGCTAGACGATGCACTGCCGACAGCACATGGTACCAAAGGGCAATGCCAG GTGGATTCCTTGTTGGTCAAAATCACCTCTACAGTAACACAGCACTGACCTGGACAGATGTCATCCGCAAATGGGAGTCTGAAAATACCACTTTTGTTTATGGCTCAACGGGAAATAACCCGTCACTTGTTGGAAACTACACACAG ATCGTATCATCGGAGACATCCTCTGTCGGGTGTGGTTCAGCTCAATGCAGTGGCTTCTACCTGTACATTTGTCTGTATGCCCCCAT GCTTGATCCTGTACGAATAAACAAACCGtacaaaaaatcaaataaatcatgCGACGACTGCCCTGGTAAATGTAATGGAACTCTATGTG ATTACGGTGGACTTATATGCCTGAGCGGATCTAAGTTGAACATGACTACATTTAGGTGTGATTGTGTGTCTACCGTACGTCCAGGAACGTACAATGACAGCGTTTGCTTCT TGAATTGCATTAATAACACCGACAGTGATCCGGATTGTTCTGGATCCCTTATAGGAACGTGTGGAAAAAATATAGACACGATGTTCCGGTGTCCATGGATGTGTAACGTGTGTCCAT ATTCTGATCGAAACTGGAATCCCATTCTCATATCAAAAATGCCGTGGGAGAAGGGTCTACCGGACTGCACCACAACACCACCTCcgacaacaactacaacaactacaactacaacagcAACAACTCTGACTGCATCCACAAGTCGCGTGACGCAAACATCTGCTGGGCACTCATTTGCCACAAGTCCTGCCATCCCGGCAATTGCTGGGAGCTCAGTCGCGACAAGGCATAATTCTAATGCACAGCTGCAGAATGGTGGCATCGCAGTGGCATTCGCCAGTGAACTCTATATTGGCTGCACGATTATTATGATGCTGAATCGGTTCacatcataa